The Seleniivibrio woodruffii genome window below encodes:
- a CDS encoding general secretion pathway protein GspK: MRNNRGSVLIFVLIFIAFGAATAIYIYEKSMAGFENVTDDFYINQSNVFAMSAITAVEEIMKDDDNSYDSKEETWASIPITEVPYGTVSISVRPVNSKIPLNNLIDGEGYESQRFLDACEEAVEEESIIDITCGEIKDYIDSDGETTLGGNENGGYEYTGLTFQTKNAPLETFEELRILTKNPDDFLKLQKYFTSQSDTNSINLNFASAGTIKTLLPELSDYAERITEYTAKNEIKDVSNIQAEFGIPQDVYLQVLPYISVKSTLFYVRVEVTLNDVPRFYHALVSKNGENVKVIRFMAGLDGDYY; this comes from the coding sequence ATGAGAAACAACAGAGGCTCGGTGCTCATCTTCGTTCTGATTTTCATAGCTTTCGGTGCGGCCACCGCAATCTATATCTATGAAAAGAGCATGGCGGGATTCGAAAACGTCACCGACGATTTCTATATAAATCAGTCCAACGTGTTCGCCATGTCCGCAATAACGGCTGTGGAAGAGATAATGAAGGACGACGACAACTCATACGACTCCAAAGAGGAGACGTGGGCGTCGATACCTATAACAGAAGTGCCCTACGGCACCGTTTCAATATCCGTACGTCCGGTTAACTCAAAAATTCCTCTGAACAACCTTATCGACGGCGAGGGCTACGAAAGTCAGCGTTTTCTGGATGCATGCGAAGAGGCGGTTGAAGAGGAGAGCATCATCGATATAACCTGCGGAGAGATAAAGGACTATATCGACTCCGACGGCGAAACCACACTGGGCGGCAACGAAAACGGCGGATACGAATACACAGGCCTCACCTTCCAGACAAAGAACGCACCTCTGGAAACCTTCGAGGAACTCAGAATACTCACAAAAAATCCGGATGACTTTCTGAAGCTTCAGAAGTATTTTACATCACAGTCCGACACAAACAGCATAAACCTCAATTTCGCTTCCGCAGGAACCATAAAAACACTTCTGCCGGAGCTGAGCGACTATGCAGAGCGGATAACGGAATATACAGCAAAAAATGAGATAAAAGACGTTTCGAACATACAGGCAGAATTCGGCATTCCTCAGGACGTATACCTGCAGGTTCTGCCGTATATTTCAGTAAAAAGCACTTTATTTTATGTTAGGGTTGAAGTAACCTTAAACGATGTACCCCGTTTTTACCATGCTCTTGTGAGCAAAAACGGAGAGAACGTTAAGGTCATACGATTTATGGCAGGTTTAGATGGAGACTACTACTAG
- a CDS encoding PulJ/GspJ family protein, producing the protein MKPSNRGFTLIEMLIALAISSVVVLGVYSMFNSVIASKEAAEKSGDKNVLLMSARRLFKPDLLQLYQESLSVNNAGENAVLKFTSLNSIKLNRAMPVDITYFVDDDGWLVRREQQTDLNYDWELKLLPDVKEFKIQSHNGYRFTDDPTSTDVIIKVSFKYKETPVEFVAGCGFTAKGLSEAAASGSSSVPETGSFKHPASSFHPGGQVTTPAQEDE; encoded by the coding sequence ATGAAGCCCAGTAACAGAGGTTTCACCCTCATAGAGATGCTCATTGCGCTGGCCATATCCTCTGTGGTCGTGCTTGGCGTATACAGCATGTTCAACTCGGTCATAGCCTCGAAGGAGGCGGCGGAAAAGAGCGGCGACAAAAACGTTCTGCTCATGTCCGCCCGCAGGCTTTTCAAGCCGGATCTTCTCCAGCTTTATCAGGAATCCCTTTCGGTGAACAATGCAGGCGAGAACGCAGTGCTCAAGTTCACCTCACTGAACAGCATAAAGCTGAACAGAGCCATGCCCGTTGACATTACATATTTTGTGGACGACGACGGATGGCTGGTGCGCAGGGAACAGCAGACCGACCTGAACTATGACTGGGAGCTGAAACTGCTGCCCGATGTTAAAGAGTTCAAGATTCAGTCCCACAACGGCTACAGGTTCACCGACGACCCCACAAGTACGGACGTTATCATAAAGGTATCTTTCAAATATAAAGAGACCCCCGTTGAATTTGTCGCAGGATGCGGATTCACCGCCAAAGGACTCTCAGAGGCGGCGGCCTCCGGTTCATCCTCTGTGCCGGAAACAGGCAGCTTTAAGCACCCGGCATCATCATTTCACCCCGGCGGACAGGTGACAACCCCCGCACAGGAGGATGAATAA
- a CDS encoding PulJ/GspJ family protein, whose protein sequence is MTSKGFTLIEILIALAILSLSMLGIYRLTFVSLNASEYSVRKAAVNEAGYLRVLEELNYPGRNFSEENELADGTEIKFSSEKGTSLYPGVDEVKLTAEAKDAKSVYYYYEAQ, encoded by the coding sequence ATGACGTCGAAAGGTTTCACTCTGATAGAAATTCTTATCGCTCTGGCCATCCTCTCCCTCAGTATGCTCGGCATCTACCGCCTCACCTTCGTTTCCCTGAACGCATCGGAATATTCCGTGCGAAAGGCCGCAGTTAACGAGGCCGGATATCTGCGTGTGCTAGAGGAGCTTAACTATCCCGGCAGAAACTTCAGCGAAGAGAACGAACTGGCGGACGGAACAGAGATCAAATTCAGCTCAGAAAAGGGCACATCTCTATATCCCGGCGTTGACGAGGTAAAGCTCACCGCCGAGGCAAAGGATGCAAAATCGGTGTATTACTATTATGAAGCCCAGTAA
- a CDS encoding type II secretion system protein, with the protein MTNRTDNKGFTLVELLVVMIIIGLGFVSLSPSLADKTVKAGGDEAFFNEIVASQMQAAKTLNRQVFIKGTVGTNSILLYDGKTVKIPSGTVDRAEVNGKRTNGVEYYIYFYPDGIFDDFELELNNDKKIISYPMINTVVMK; encoded by the coding sequence ATGACAAACAGAACTGACAACAAAGGCTTCACTCTGGTGGAGCTTCTGGTTGTAATGATAATTATAGGTCTCGGCTTTGTGTCCCTGTCGCCCTCTCTGGCGGATAAAACCGTCAAGGCCGGCGGGGACGAGGCCTTTTTCAACGAAATCGTAGCATCCCAGATGCAGGCGGCAAAGACCCTGAACAGACAGGTCTTTATCAAAGGCACGGTGGGCACGAACTCTATTCTGCTCTACGACGGCAAGACCGTTAAAATCCCTTCAGGCACTGTTGACAGAGCCGAGGTGAACGGCAAACGGACAAACGGCGTGGAGTACTACATCTATTTCTATCCGGACGGAATCTTCGACGATTTTGAACTTGAGCTCAACAACGACAAAAAGATCATCTCCTATCCCATGATAAACACGGTGGTGATGAAATGA
- the gspG gene encoding type II secretion system major pseudopilin GspG produces the protein MRNSKGFTIIEILVVLVILGILGTLLVPKLLDKPDEARMTKANLDIKAIEAALKIYKLENSIYPTTEQGLEALITETTIDPVPNSFKKGGYMDEIPKDPWGGDYIYRSPGDEDRDYEIISYGADRKEGGEGVNADIKSFNDKQN, from the coding sequence ATGAGAAACAGCAAGGGCTTCACTATCATCGAGATACTGGTGGTGCTTGTCATCCTCGGTATTCTGGGAACTCTGCTCGTTCCCAAACTGCTGGACAAACCGGACGAAGCAAGAATGACCAAAGCAAATCTCGACATCAAGGCCATTGAGGCCGCACTGAAGATATACAAGCTCGAAAACAGCATATACCCCACCACAGAACAGGGACTTGAAGCTCTGATTACAGAGACAACGATAGATCCCGTGCCCAACAGCTTCAAAAAGGGCGGATATATGGATGAGATACCCAAGGATCCGTGGGGCGGCGACTATATCTACAGAAGCCCCGGCGACGAGGACAGGGATTATGAGATAATCTCCTACGGAGCCGACAGAAAAGAGGGCGGAGAAGGCGTTAACGCCGATATAAAGAGCTTTAATGACAAACAGAACTGA
- the mrtJ gene encoding JDVT-CTERM system glutamic-type intramembrane protease MrtJ — MFFIFCGFFWTGLRLADGRIELPSYYMLFVLFILAPVAEEFFFRGTVQHCLKKNMQAEFFGVSAANVITSVLFSAVHVYGWGSSHGFLVFAPSLAMGILYDRTQRVSFAILLHSIYNLNAIVVRSL, encoded by the coding sequence TTGTTTTTTATTTTCTGCGGTTTTTTCTGGACGGGTCTCAGACTGGCCGACGGACGGATCGAACTGCCGTCATATTATATGCTGTTCGTCCTTTTCATTCTTGCGCCTGTTGCCGAGGAGTTTTTTTTCAGGGGAACCGTTCAGCACTGTTTGAAAAAAAATATGCAGGCAGAATTTTTCGGAGTGTCGGCGGCAAACGTTATTACCTCGGTTCTGTTCTCTGCGGTGCATGTGTACGGGTGGGGAAGCTCCCACGGGTTTCTTGTTTTTGCGCCTTCGCTCGCAATGGGAATTTTATATGACAGGACACAGAGAGTTTCCTTTGCAATCTTGCTCCATAGTATATATAATCTCAATGCAATAGTTGTCCGCAGTCTTTGA
- the gspD gene encoding type II secretion system secretin GspD — MNLIRKFVLIILLFTVSTAAHAGFNVNFSDMDLTDFVTFVSEFTKKNFVYDKTALKGKVSIDSATQIRSSDIMDIFGSTLRANGFELIDRGKYFEIVKQADFMDADDSSGTGDDNALITTVIHPKNFDARVLVNAMNRMKSKGGYAEVIKSINAIVVRDRVSRIVKIRSFVDKLDQRAQNFTIRSIKIENASASNVADKMTKLFADMEKKSLIATDPVIVADDYANIILVASLDGDFERINLIVSQLDTKSPGSFNAPRVFYLKNANAEDVDKVLNTLTGTIAQAGTDGKTATRVKSSVSFDKATNSIIVFGDQELYGKVDELIKKLDVPRRQVYVEALILETTLDNGNKFGVEWQGTVGNGNTAGTIGFVNDNKLLSFANGDSTALDNGFNLGILGDVISYEGVNFPSIGLLVNFVKTASGINILSNPQILTLDNEEAEVFVGENRPFLTSTKYDSNNNPVQSYEYNDVGVKLKIVPQINSDESVTLKIEQEVKKVAEGSATSTSPITLTRSTKTRIKLKDGSMVVISGLLKDDSDRTDSAIPGLSKIPVLGWLFKNRSTNFQKTNMMVFISANIINTHEDAERLTENKHQESLDFKKQIDEKIRNEFK; from the coding sequence ATGAACCTGATCAGAAAGTTTGTATTGATTATCCTGCTTTTTACAGTTTCGACAGCTGCCCATGCAGGATTTAACGTAAATTTCAGCGATATGGATCTGACGGACTTCGTCACCTTCGTTTCGGAATTCACCAAAAAGAACTTTGTCTATGACAAAACCGCTCTCAAAGGCAAGGTGAGCATAGACTCGGCAACACAGATCCGTTCATCCGATATTATGGATATCTTCGGCTCAACCCTCCGTGCAAACGGATTCGAGCTTATCGACAGGGGTAAATACTTCGAGATCGTCAAGCAGGCTGACTTTATGGATGCCGACGATTCATCCGGCACAGGGGACGACAACGCACTGATAACCACTGTCATCCATCCCAAAAACTTTGATGCCAGAGTCCTTGTCAACGCCATGAACAGAATGAAGTCCAAGGGCGGCTATGCGGAAGTCATTAAAAGTATCAACGCCATAGTTGTAAGGGACAGAGTTTCCAGAATAGTTAAGATCCGTTCCTTCGTTGATAAGCTCGACCAGAGAGCACAGAACTTCACCATCAGAAGCATAAAAATAGAGAACGCTTCCGCCAGCAACGTTGCGGATAAAATGACCAAGCTCTTCGCCGACATGGAGAAGAAAAGCCTTATCGCCACAGACCCCGTTATCGTGGCTGACGATTATGCGAACATCATCCTTGTCGCTTCACTGGACGGCGACTTTGAGAGAATAAACCTTATAGTTTCCCAGCTTGATACAAAAAGCCCCGGCAGCTTCAACGCTCCCAGAGTTTTTTATCTTAAAAACGCTAACGCAGAGGACGTTGACAAAGTTCTCAACACCCTCACAGGAACCATCGCTCAGGCGGGAACGGACGGCAAGACAGCAACAAGGGTCAAGTCTTCCGTATCTTTTGACAAGGCCACAAACTCCATCATCGTTTTCGGCGATCAGGAGCTTTACGGCAAGGTTGACGAACTTATAAAGAAACTGGACGTTCCCAGACGTCAGGTATACGTTGAGGCGCTCATCCTTGAGACCACACTGGACAACGGCAACAAGTTCGGTGTTGAGTGGCAGGGAACAGTGGGCAACGGCAACACAGCGGGAACCATCGGTTTCGTTAACGACAACAAGCTGCTCAGCTTCGCAAACGGCGATTCAACTGCTCTGGATAATGGTTTCAACCTCGGTATCCTCGGTGATGTAATCTCCTACGAGGGCGTAAACTTCCCCAGTATCGGCCTTCTGGTTAACTTTGTTAAAACAGCAAGCGGGATCAACATCCTTTCCAACCCCCAGATACTCACACTGGACAACGAAGAGGCTGAGGTTTTCGTGGGCGAGAACAGACCCTTCCTCACCAGCACAAAATACGACTCCAACAACAACCCAGTTCAGTCATATGAATATAATGACGTGGGCGTTAAACTGAAAATAGTTCCCCAGATAAACTCTGACGAATCTGTTACCCTTAAGATCGAGCAGGAAGTGAAAAAAGTTGCGGAAGGCTCTGCCACATCCACATCCCCCATCACCCTGACCCGTTCGACAAAGACCAGAATAAAGCTGAAAGACGGCTCAATGGTCGTTATCTCCGGTCTGCTTAAGGACGACAGCGACAGAACAGATTCCGCCATCCCCGGACTTTCGAAGATTCCCGTTCTGGGCTGGCTTTTCAAGAACAGATCGACAAACTTCCAGAAGACGAACATGATGGTGTTTATTTCTGCAAACATCATAAACACTCATGAGGATGCGGAGAGACTCACAGAGAACAAGCATCAGGAGTCTCTGGATTTCAAAAAACAGATAGATGAAAAAATCAGAAACGAGTTCAAATAA
- a CDS encoding GspE/PulE family protein, with translation MDYARLVELYLKYPDRTDFAPERIGDSAIMLYSGAAGLAKARHLLFVTGENLEVEEADNQRIFAVLEALESSRSDEFQGDIQDIEGADDILAASYDDAPIIRLVNSTVIKAVKSGASDIHFEGLTGRFAVRFRIDGKLATIREFPKSLQESVIARIKVMSDLDVAETRKSQDGRINLRIGSRDVDIRVSTVPSVTGEKAVLRILEKSKTMVTLEKTGMPEYMLPDFRKAIKRPNGIILVTGPTGSGKTTTLYSALSEMISDDTNIMTIEDPVEYHMEKITQVQVNRNVDITFASAVRAFLRQDPDVILIGEIRDKETASAAVQAALTGHLVLSTLHTNNAPTAVARMLDMDVEPFLLSSALVTVIGQRLVRKLCPHCKKPVQTEQYVYDFFEPAGRLPEITYEPVGCDECMHTGFTGRIGVFEMVNVTDGIRRLINSKADASEIAAEAFKSGYRPFVYHGYELVGSGATCAGEIVAVIGAK, from the coding sequence ATGGATTACGCCAGACTTGTTGAGCTTTATCTGAAATATCCCGACCGCACGGATTTTGCTCCGGAGCGTATCGGCGACAGCGCCATTATGCTCTACAGCGGTGCGGCAGGCCTTGCGAAAGCACGCCACCTGCTGTTTGTTACCGGAGAGAACCTTGAGGTCGAAGAGGCTGACAACCAGCGTATCTTCGCCGTTCTGGAGGCTCTGGAATCCTCACGTTCAGACGAGTTTCAGGGCGATATTCAGGATATCGAAGGTGCGGACGACATACTTGCCGCTTCATACGATGATGCACCCATCATCAGACTGGTGAACAGCACCGTAATCAAGGCCGTTAAATCCGGCGCAAGTGATATCCACTTCGAAGGACTCACAGGCAGATTTGCCGTTCGTTTCCGTATCGACGGCAAGCTCGCCACCATCAGGGAATTTCCCAAAAGCCTTCAGGAATCAGTCATTGCCCGTATCAAGGTAATGTCAGATCTGGACGTTGCCGAGACCAGAAAATCTCAGGACGGACGTATCAACCTGCGCATAGGAAGCCGTGACGTTGACATAAGGGTTTCGACAGTCCCATCGGTAACAGGCGAAAAAGCGGTTCTCAGGATTCTGGAAAAATCAAAGACAATGGTAACCCTCGAAAAGACGGGTATGCCCGAATATATGCTCCCCGATTTCAGAAAGGCCATCAAACGCCCCAACGGAATCATTCTGGTGACAGGACCCACGGGTTCCGGTAAGACCACGACACTGTACTCGGCGCTTTCAGAAATGATAAGCGACGATACAAACATAATGACCATTGAGGATCCGGTGGAATACCACATGGAGAAGATCACTCAGGTACAGGTGAACCGTAACGTGGACATCACCTTTGCATCAGCAGTCAGAGCCTTCCTCAGACAGGATCCGGACGTTATCCTCATTGGTGAGATAAGGGACAAGGAGACAGCATCCGCAGCCGTTCAGGCCGCACTGACAGGTCACCTTGTGCTCTCCACACTGCACACAAACAACGCACCCACGGCCGTTGCAAGGATGCTGGATATGGACGTTGAGCCGTTCCTGCTCTCCTCCGCACTGGTTACAGTTATCGGTCAGCGTCTGGTGCGCAAGCTGTGCCCCCATTGCAAAAAACCTGTTCAGACAGAACAGTATGTATACGACTTCTTTGAGCCGGCAGGCCGCCTGCCCGAGATAACCTATGAGCCGGTGGGATGCGACGAGTGCATGCATACAGGCTTTACAGGCAGGATAGGTGTGTTTGAAATGGTCAACGTTACCGACGGTATCCGCAGGCTGATAAACTCAAAGGCGGATGCATCGGAAATTGCTGCCGAAGCTTTCAAAAGCGGATACAGACCTTTCGTTTACCACGGATATGAGCTTGTGGGCAGCGGAGCAACCTGCGCAGGTGAGATAGTGGCCGTTATAGGTGCCAAGTAA
- a CDS encoding type II secretion system F family protein, protein MPVFSYEGIDKKGKTVKGRVEASGKNTALSKLMADGLLISTIKEAADKQSKFSFSFRKKPLADVFFQLSILLSSGIQLTKALTVTAQSVHDKKMKDALSDMCDKVSGGKKFSDAMEAHKKIFGELYVHLIRTSEKVGRLATVLMDISRFEEDRKKAGEKLTGAMIYPTVVLTMGLGVVGFMLAFVVPKLESIFKSAGADIPASTKLLLFMSGVLQHYGLVVFMLILAAVAVFSRYYAIKGKFRMYIDQRLYRFDVVKDVTASRLSHVLSFQLREGLPLVEALRNTAPGIANVYVGQAIMDIAESVAAGRKFSESVSQSGLFTELFVAAAATGEKSGNLPDLLERVNVYYSRKTEQFTARFVSVVEPVFIMFIGLIVGFIVISIMEPLFSVNSLVK, encoded by the coding sequence ATGCCTGTTTTTTCATACGAGGGAATAGACAAGAAGGGAAAGACCGTCAAAGGCCGTGTTGAGGCATCGGGCAAAAATACCGCTCTGTCAAAACTTATGGCGGACGGACTGCTCATTTCCACAATAAAGGAAGCAGCTGACAAGCAGTCAAAGTTCTCGTTCTCTTTCAGAAAAAAACCTCTGGCTGATGTTTTCTTTCAGCTTTCGATACTCCTTTCAAGCGGTATTCAGCTTACCAAAGCTCTGACGGTTACCGCTCAGTCAGTTCACGACAAAAAGATGAAGGACGCTCTCTCCGATATGTGCGACAAGGTTTCCGGCGGTAAGAAATTCTCCGACGCCATGGAAGCCCATAAAAAGATTTTCGGCGAGCTGTACGTCCACCTTATAAGAACTTCCGAAAAGGTGGGCAGACTGGCCACCGTGCTTATGGATATCTCCCGTTTCGAGGAGGACAGGAAGAAGGCAGGCGAAAAGCTCACTGGCGCAATGATATATCCCACAGTGGTTCTCACCATGGGACTTGGCGTTGTCGGTTTCATGCTTGCTTTCGTTGTTCCGAAACTGGAGAGCATCTTTAAAAGTGCAGGGGCGGATATTCCCGCTTCAACAAAACTTCTGCTGTTCATGTCCGGCGTGCTCCAGCACTACGGCCTTGTGGTTTTCATGCTTATCCTTGCGGCTGTTGCCGTATTCTCAAGATATTATGCCATCAAAGGCAAATTCCGCATGTACATAGACCAAAGACTCTACAGGTTTGACGTTGTCAAGGATGTCACGGCCTCAAGACTCTCCCACGTTCTCAGCTTTCAGCTCAGAGAGGGGCTTCCCCTGGTGGAGGCACTTCGCAACACCGCACCCGGTATCGCAAACGTTTACGTCGGTCAGGCTATCATGGACATAGCCGAGAGCGTTGCGGCGGGCAGAAAGTTTTCAGAGAGCGTCAGCCAGAGCGGACTTTTCACCGAGCTTTTCGTTGCGGCTGCGGCCACAGGCGAGAAGAGCGGAAACCTGCCCGACCTGCTTGAGCGTGTAAACGTCTATTACAGCAGAAAGACCGAACAGTTCACCGCCAGATTTGTCTCCGTGGTGGAGCCTGTGTTCATCATGTTCATCGGTCTCATCGTCGGTTTCATCGTAATCTCTATCATGGAGCCTCTGTTCTCAGTGAACTCCCTGGTGAAATAG
- the lepA gene encoding translation elongation factor 4, producing MGNENIRNFSIIAHIDHGKSTIADRLIEFTAAVDKRQMRDQILDSMDIERERGITVKAQTIRLTYKADDGNTYILNLIDTPGHVDFTYEVSRSLAACEGALLVVDAAQGVEAQTIANAYMAVDQELDLVPVLNKIDLPSADPEKVTAEIEDIIGIDASEAVLASAKENIGTKEILEAIVKRIPSPTGDVAKPLKAMIVDSWYDSYLGVVILLRMVDGELRAGDKIQFMASKAERTVDAVGYFNPKPAKSDVLKAGEVGFMTASIKDIREIDIGDTVTNPKKPTSTPFPGFKKVKPVVFCGMYPVDSANYEDLRDALEKLSLNDSSITYEAESSAALGFGFRIGFLGLLHMEIIQERLEREFDLDLVSTAPTVVYRITKRNGEVIEIDNPAGMPDPSEIDFIEEPVIAATVILPEEYIGGVIQLLISRRGVQKNIKFISKTRAILEYTLPLGEVVMDFYDKLKSVSRGYASFDYEMDGYARGDLVKLDILLNKDKVDALSIIVHKDHAFYKGRDLADKLKDVIHRQMFDIAIQAAIGNKILARTTVKAYRKNVTAKCYGGDITRKKKLLEKQKAGKKRMKSVGNVEIPQEAFLAVLKLGDGK from the coding sequence ATGGGAAACGAAAATATCAGAAACTTCAGTATCATAGCACACATTGACCATGGCAAGTCCACCATAGCCGACAGACTTATCGAATTTACAGCCGCTGTGGATAAACGTCAGATGCGGGACCAGATACTGGACAGTATGGACATAGAGAGAGAGAGGGGAATCACGGTTAAGGCTCAGACCATAAGGCTGACCTATAAGGCCGACGACGGCAACACTTATATCCTTAATCTTATCGACACCCCCGGTCACGTTGACTTCACCTATGAGGTGTCGCGAAGCCTTGCCGCCTGCGAGGGCGCACTGCTCGTGGTGGATGCCGCACAGGGTGTTGAGGCTCAGACGATTGCGAACGCTTACATGGCGGTGGATCAGGAACTCGACCTCGTCCCCGTTCTGAACAAAATAGACCTTCCCAGCGCAGACCCTGAAAAGGTTACTGCTGAGATAGAGGATATCATAGGCATAGATGCCTCCGAAGCGGTGCTTGCCAGCGCAAAGGAGAATATCGGCACGAAAGAGATCCTTGAGGCCATTGTAAAAAGGATTCCCTCTCCCACAGGAGATGTTGCGAAGCCCCTTAAGGCGATGATCGTGGATTCGTGGTATGACTCATACCTCGGCGTTGTCATCCTTCTGCGTATGGTTGACGGCGAACTGAGGGCAGGGGACAAGATTCAGTTCATGGCCAGCAAGGCGGAGCGCACCGTTGACGCAGTGGGCTATTTTAACCCGAAACCTGCGAAAAGTGATGTTCTGAAAGCCGGCGAAGTGGGATTCATGACCGCTTCCATAAAGGACATCCGTGAGATAGATATAGGTGACACCGTCACCAACCCTAAGAAACCCACCAGCACCCCGTTCCCCGGGTTCAAAAAGGTCAAGCCAGTTGTCTTCTGCGGGATGTATCCCGTGGATTCGGCGAACTATGAAGACCTTAGAGATGCACTTGAAAAGCTGTCCCTCAACGACAGCTCAATAACATATGAAGCCGAGTCCTCTGCGGCACTGGGCTTCGGTTTCCGCATCGGTTTCCTCGGTCTTCTTCACATGGAGATCATTCAGGAGAGGCTTGAGCGTGAGTTCGACCTCGATCTGGTGAGCACCGCTCCCACGGTTGTTTACAGAATAACCAAAAGAAACGGCGAGGTGATAGAGATAGACAACCCCGCCGGAATGCCCGACCCCTCGGAGATAGACTTCATCGAGGAACCTGTGATAGCTGCAACTGTGATCCTGCCGGAAGAATACATCGGCGGTGTCATTCAGCTTCTGATATCACGCAGAGGCGTGCAGAAGAACATTAAGTTCATCAGCAAGACAAGGGCTATTCTGGAATACACCCTGCCGCTGGGCGAAGTGGTGATGGATTTCTACGATAAGCTGAAATCAGTCTCCAGAGGCTATGCATCTTTCGATTATGAGATGGACGGCTACGCAAGGGGCGACCTTGTTAAGCTCGACATCCTTCTGAACAAAGACAAGGTTGATGCCCTGTCCATTATCGTACACAAGGATCATGCGTTTTATAAAGGGCGTGATCTTGCGGATAAACTGAAAGACGTAATACACAGACAGATGTTCGACATCGCCATTCAGGCGGCGATAGGCAACAAAATATTGGCAAGAACGACCGTTAAGGCGTATCGCAAGAACGTTACTGCGAAATGCTACGGGGGGGATATTACCCGTAAGAAGAAACTGCTGGAAAAGCAGAAGGCGGGTAAGAAACGGATGAAGAGCGTGGGCAATGTGGAGATTCCGCAGGAAGCCTTCCTCGCAGTACTGAAACTCGGTGACGGCAAATGA
- the lepB gene encoding signal peptidase I, translating to MSKRDIKGSKEKPEETEELKTAQAKKDTFFDSLVVAVVIAMLIKGLLLQTYQIPSESMVGTLLKGDYILLNRLAYIFSEPERNDVVVFEYPLEPSKDFIKRVIGTPGDKIELKDKVLYVNGQAQPEPFKQLNGMIPLPADISPKDSFTQITVPEGYYFMMGDNRDNSYDSRFWGFVDEDAIKGKAVLIYWSLETPAYDSAWAKFPLSMFRFLNPAYDRFERFFKPIR from the coding sequence ATGAGTAAGAGAGACATAAAAGGTTCGAAAGAAAAGCCGGAAGAGACTGAAGAGTTAAAAACGGCGCAGGCCAAAAAGGATACTTTTTTCGATTCGCTGGTGGTTGCTGTGGTCATAGCGATGCTCATAAAAGGGCTTCTGCTCCAGACATATCAGATACCCTCCGAATCAATGGTGGGAACCCTTCTGAAAGGGGACTACATCCTGCTGAACAGGCTTGCGTATATTTTTTCCGAGCCTGAGAGAAACGATGTGGTTGTGTTCGAATATCCCCTTGAGCCTTCAAAGGATTTCATTAAAAGGGTGATAGGAACCCCCGGCGATAAGATCGAGCTTAAAGACAAGGTGCTCTATGTGAACGGTCAGGCTCAGCCCGAGCCTTTCAAGCAGCTGAACGGGATGATACCCCTTCCTGCGGACATATCGCCCAAAGACAGCTTTACGCAGATAACAGTGCCCGAAGGCTACTATTTCATGATGGGCGACAACAGGGATAACAGCTATGACAGCCGTTTCTGGGGCTTTGTTGACGAAGACGCAATAAAGGGCAAAGCTGTGCTCATCTACTGGTCCCTTGAGACACCCGCCTATGATTCCGCATGGGCAAAATTCCCTTTAAGCATGTTCCGCTTCCTGAACCCCGCCTACGACAGGTTTGAGAGGTTCTTCAAGCCCATCAGATAA